In Dryobates pubescens isolate bDryPub1 chromosome 6, bDryPub1.pri, whole genome shotgun sequence, a genomic segment contains:
- the SGK1 gene encoding serine/threonine-protein kinase Sgk1 isoform X2, producing MTVKAAEASGSTLTYSKMRGMVAILIAFMKQRRMGLNDFIQKIATNSYACKHPEVQSILKISQPQEPELMNANPSPPPSPSQQINLGPSSNPHAKPSDFHFLKVIGKGSFGKVLLARHKAEEQFYAVKVLQKKAILKKKEEKHIMSERNVLLKNVKHPFLVGLHFSFQTADKLYFVLDYINGGELFYHLQRERCFLEPRARFYAAEIASALGYLHSLNIVYRDLKPENILLDSQGHIVLTDFGLCKENIEHNGTTSTFCGTPEYLAPEVLHKQPYDRTVDWWCLGAVLYEMLYGLPPFYSRNTAEMYDNILNKPLQLKPNITNSARHLLEGLLQKDRTKRLGAKEDFMEIKNHIFFSPINWDDLINKKITPPFNPNVSGPSDLRHFDPEFTDEPVPNSIGQSPDSILITASVKEAAEAFLGFSYAPPVDSFL from the exons ATGACCGTGAAAGCAGCTGAGGCGTCTGGTTCTACCTTGACTTATTCAAAGATGAGGGGAATGGTGGCTATCCTTATCG CTTTCATGAAGCAGAGAAGAATGGGACTGAACGACTTTATTCAGAAGATAGCCACCAACTCGTATGCATGCAAGCA ccctgaagTTCAGTCTATCTTGAAAATCTCCCAGCCTCAAGAGCCTGAACTTATGAATGCTAATCCTTCTCCACCG CCCAGTCCTTCGCAGCAGATCAATCTTGGTCCATCATCCAACCCACATGCCAAACCATCTGACTTCCATTTCTTAAAAGTGATTGGAAAAGGCAGTTTTGGGAAG GTTCTTCTGGCACGGCATAAGGCAGAAGAGCAGTTCTATGCTGTTAAAGTTCTGCAGAAAAAAGCAATCTTGAAGAAGAAAGAG GAGAAGCACATTATGTCAGAGCGCAATGTCCTACTGAAGAATGTGAAACACCCCTTCCTGGTTGGGCTTCACTTTTCCTTCCAAACTGCAGACAAATTGTATTTTGTTCTAGACTACATCAATGGTGGAGAG TTGTTCTACCATCTCCAGAGGGAGCGTTGCTTCCTGGAGCCGAGAGCCCGGTTTTACGCTGCTGAAATTGCCAGTGCGCTGGGCTACTTGCACTCCCTGAACATTGTCTATCG TGACTTGAAGCCAGAGAATATCCTGCTTGATTCGCAGGGCCACATTGTCTTGACTGACTTCGGACTCTGCAAAGAAAACATAGAGCACAATGGCACAACCTCCACCTTCTGCGGCACACCAGAG TATCTTGCTCCTGAAGTTCTTCACAAGCAGCCCTATGACCGGACTGTGGACTGGTGGTGCCTTGGAGCAGTCCTGTATGAGATGCTGTATGGCCTG CCACCCTTCTACAGCAGGAACACAGCTGAAATGTACGACAACATCTTGAACAAACCTTTACAGCTGAAGCCAAATATTACCAACTCGGCTAGACATCTCCTGGAAGGCCTTTTGCAGAAGGACAGGACAAAGAGGCTTGGTGCCAAGGAGGACTTT ATGGAGATTAAGAATCACATCTTCTTCTCCCCAATTAACTGGGATGATCTCATTAATAAGAAGATTACACCCCCTTTTAACCCAAATGTG agTGGCCCCAGTGACCTGCGACACTTCGATCCAGAGTTTACCGATGAGCCAGTCCCCAACTCCATCGGACAGTCCCCAGACAGCATTCTCATCACCGCCAGCGTCAAAGAAGCCGCTGAGGCTTTCTTGGGCTTCTCCTATGCCCCACCCGTGGACTCTTTCCTGTGA
- the SGK1 gene encoding serine/threonine-protein kinase Sgk1 isoform X1 — MSAVLDTTSINGSAGAAAALAASLLPAGCPARKGSYLGLRRRPAAQLHPHRRGAEPAASAGSEMRGKEEKSSLKAFMKQRRMGLNDFIQKIATNSYACKHPEVQSILKISQPQEPELMNANPSPPPSPSQQINLGPSSNPHAKPSDFHFLKVIGKGSFGKVLLARHKAEEQFYAVKVLQKKAILKKKEEKHIMSERNVLLKNVKHPFLVGLHFSFQTADKLYFVLDYINGGELFYHLQRERCFLEPRARFYAAEIASALGYLHSLNIVYRDLKPENILLDSQGHIVLTDFGLCKENIEHNGTTSTFCGTPEYLAPEVLHKQPYDRTVDWWCLGAVLYEMLYGLPPFYSRNTAEMYDNILNKPLQLKPNITNSARHLLEGLLQKDRTKRLGAKEDFMEIKNHIFFSPINWDDLINKKITPPFNPNVSGPSDLRHFDPEFTDEPVPNSIGQSPDSILITASVKEAAEAFLGFSYAPPVDSFL, encoded by the exons ATGTCAGCCGTCCTCGACACTACGTCCATAAACGGGTCAGCGGGAGCGGCGGCCGCCCTCGCcgcctccctcctgcctgcggGCTGCCCGGCCAGGAAGGGGAGTTATTTGGGATTACGGCGACGGCCGGCAGCTCAGTTACACCCTCATCGCCGCGGCGCTGAGCCCGCGGCCTCGGCAGGGAGCGAGATGAGGGGCAAAGAGGAGAAGTCGTCGCTGAAAG CTTTCATGAAGCAGAGAAGAATGGGACTGAACGACTTTATTCAGAAGATAGCCACCAACTCGTATGCATGCAAGCA ccctgaagTTCAGTCTATCTTGAAAATCTCCCAGCCTCAAGAGCCTGAACTTATGAATGCTAATCCTTCTCCACCG CCCAGTCCTTCGCAGCAGATCAATCTTGGTCCATCATCCAACCCACATGCCAAACCATCTGACTTCCATTTCTTAAAAGTGATTGGAAAAGGCAGTTTTGGGAAG GTTCTTCTGGCACGGCATAAGGCAGAAGAGCAGTTCTATGCTGTTAAAGTTCTGCAGAAAAAAGCAATCTTGAAGAAGAAAGAG GAGAAGCACATTATGTCAGAGCGCAATGTCCTACTGAAGAATGTGAAACACCCCTTCCTGGTTGGGCTTCACTTTTCCTTCCAAACTGCAGACAAATTGTATTTTGTTCTAGACTACATCAATGGTGGAGAG TTGTTCTACCATCTCCAGAGGGAGCGTTGCTTCCTGGAGCCGAGAGCCCGGTTTTACGCTGCTGAAATTGCCAGTGCGCTGGGCTACTTGCACTCCCTGAACATTGTCTATCG TGACTTGAAGCCAGAGAATATCCTGCTTGATTCGCAGGGCCACATTGTCTTGACTGACTTCGGACTCTGCAAAGAAAACATAGAGCACAATGGCACAACCTCCACCTTCTGCGGCACACCAGAG TATCTTGCTCCTGAAGTTCTTCACAAGCAGCCCTATGACCGGACTGTGGACTGGTGGTGCCTTGGAGCAGTCCTGTATGAGATGCTGTATGGCCTG CCACCCTTCTACAGCAGGAACACAGCTGAAATGTACGACAACATCTTGAACAAACCTTTACAGCTGAAGCCAAATATTACCAACTCGGCTAGACATCTCCTGGAAGGCCTTTTGCAGAAGGACAGGACAAAGAGGCTTGGTGCCAAGGAGGACTTT ATGGAGATTAAGAATCACATCTTCTTCTCCCCAATTAACTGGGATGATCTCATTAATAAGAAGATTACACCCCCTTTTAACCCAAATGTG agTGGCCCCAGTGACCTGCGACACTTCGATCCAGAGTTTACCGATGAGCCAGTCCCCAACTCCATCGGACAGTCCCCAGACAGCATTCTCATCACCGCCAGCGTCAAAGAAGCCGCTGAGGCTTTCTTGGGCTTCTCCTATGCCCCACCCGTGGACTCTTTCCTGTGA